One part of the Ziziphus jujuba cultivar Dongzao chromosome 2, ASM3175591v1 genome encodes these proteins:
- the LOC107418490 gene encoding zinc finger protein BRUTUS-like At1g18910 isoform X1, which produces MAGTDDHSSSSICHQQNLTVPAATEEEEEEMATSTSQSSSSPLLLPLAENPILFLVCFHMALRSELDQLRRLATEAFDTGLFYHDFAVELLRRFDFLKLAYKYHCAAEDEVIFHALDDHVPNVASTYTLEHRSIDGLFDSIFYRLNVIMEENENENVSKPYQELVFCIGTLHTFISQHMLKEEEQVFPLLSKQFSPKKQAAFVWQFLCSIPVMLLEDLLPWTISFLPLDEQLEVKNCIKEIVPEEKSLQEVVIYWLSSNNQHPLGSYSKSGTDRCLEGSTDMKVLLKSQCVKRYLGENWSCIQAYPVQEDVGQNLVDGLHIWHGAIRKDFIEILEELYQSRSSSNFSNLDTIILQLKFLADVLTFYSIALGKLFYPVLNKLVDGHLSSSNEQFPNKHRIEGLQRLLYSTAKNDTPLSKFVEKLSWELESFIVEINKQFSFHEIEVFPIISKNCSHETQQHLLYVSLHIMPLGLLKCVITWFSTHLSEDECRSILNSIKQEDPLVDESFASLLQEWFRIGYSGKTSVEKFGEDLQKMFKSRCSFVSEQTNEAAGSSSSHSNTQPCEGSNSNLMEQICARKAKSYLSYSSSCVSQTARKYEASYSSIINLHIYFPETINTSHPFSEIFGGENHPGYVLTDPKPMDIVFFFHKALKNDLEYLVVGSAQLAENVGLLNDFHRRFHLIQFLFQIHSDAEDQVAFPALEEKGELTNISHSYTIDHKLEGEQFAKVSLILEEISELHASVSKSNSNMDMIMLRHYQLCMKLHNMCKSMHKLLSDHVHREEVELWPLFRERFSIQEQERIVGCILGRTKAEILQDIIPWVMASLTPEEQHTMMSLWRKVTRNTMFDEWLREWWEGYDMTKVVEDSNIASSWTADPLEVISTYLCEYNKQDGNFCSKSTELQDQKIDSPGSNAKPMGDCNADDKGKDSDFDQYDCNHLEHTSPYVESDKKRTQEIEPCQINQIPFSQASQKSKYCNCLLTMTQQDIEAAIRRVSHDSSLEPQRKSYIIQNLLMSRWIVRQHSHLSVSSNGQEFPGQKPSYRDPLKLSFGCKHYKRNCKLVAPCCNQLYTCIRCHDEITGHSLDRKSVTEMMCMKCLKIQPVGSTCSTPSCGKFSMARYYCRICKVFDDDRDIYHCPYCNLCRVGKGLGIDYYHCMNCNACMSRTLLVHVCREKSFMDNCPICHEDIFTSSSPVKALPCGHLMHSACFQDYTCISYTCPICGKSLGDMKVYFKMLDALLAEEKIPDEYAGQTKVILCHDCEKRGVSPFHWLYHKCPSCGSYNTRIL; this is translated from the exons ATGGCCGGCACCGACGACCACTCCTCCTCTTCCATATGCCACCAACAAAACCTTACCGTTCCCGCTGCAacggaggaagaagaagaagaaatggcgACGTCAACTTCCCAATCCTCTTCCTCCCCACTCCTTCTTCCACTTGCAGAGAATCCGATTCTCTTCCTCGTTTGTTTCCACATGGCGCTCCGCTCCGAGCTCGATCAACTCCGGCGGCTCGCCACCGAAGCTTTCGACACCGGCTTGTTCTATCACGATTTTGCCGTCGAGCTTCTCCGGCGGTTTGATTTCCTCAAGCTTGCTTATAAGTATCACTGCGCTGCAGAGGATGAG GTGATTTTCCATGCGCTGGATGATCATGTTCCGAATGTAGCATCTACATATACACTGGAGCATAGAAGTATAGACGGACTGTTCGATTCGATCTTTTACAGGTTGAATGTGATTATGGAGGAAAATGAAAACGAAAACGTTTCCAAGCCATATCAGGAGCTTGTTTTTTGTATTGGGACTTTACACACCTTCATTTCCCAACATATGctcaaagaagaagaacag GTATTTCCTTTGCTCAGCAAGCAATTCTCTCCCAAAAAACAGGCTGCATTTGTGTGGCAATTTCTGTGTAGTATTCCTGTAATGCTGCTGGAGGATCTGTTGCCATGGACTATCTCCTTTCTTCCACTTGATGAACAATTGGAAGTTAAGAATTGTATAAAGGAAATAGTACCTGAGGAAAAATCACTCCAAGAG GTGGTAATTTATTGGCTTAGTAGCAATAACCAACACCCATTGGGATCTTACTCAAAGAGTGGAACTGATCGCTGCCTTGAGGGATCTACAGATATGAAAGTGTTACTCAAGTCTCAGTGTGTTAAAAGATATCTTGGAGAAAATTGGAGTTGCATTCAGGCTTACCCCGTCCAAGAAGATGTTGGACAAAATCTGGTTGATGGCCTTCATATTTGGCATGGTGCCATCAGGAAAGATTTTATAGAAATTCTTGAAGAGCTATATCAATCAAGAAGCTCAAGCAACTTTTCGAATCTTGATACAATAATACTCCAGCTAAAGTTCCTTGCCGATGTCCTGACTTTCTATAG TATTGCATTGGGAAAATTATTTTACCCTGTGTTAAACAAACTTGTCGATGGCCATCTGTCCTCTTCAAATGAACAATTCCCAAATAAGCATCGTATAGAAGGTTTGCAGAGGTTGCTGTACTCTACCGCTAAAAATGACACGCCTTTGTCTAAATTTGTGGAGAAGCTGTCATGGGAACTTGAGTCTTTCATTGTGGAAATCAACAAACAGTTTTCTTTCCATGAAATAGAG GTATTTCCCATTATTAGCAAGAATTGTAGTCATGAAACGCAGCAGCACCTCTTATATGTGAGCCTTCATATAATGCCACTTGGGCTGCTAAAGTGCGTTATAACTTGGTTTTCAACCCACTTGTCCGAGGATGAATGCAGGTCCATTCTGAATAGCATCAAACAGGAAGATCCTCTAGTCGATGAATCTTTTGCATCACTTCTGCAGGAGTGGTTCCGAATCGGTTATTCAGGTAAAACTTCTGTTGAAAAATTTGGAGAGGACTTGCAGAAAATGTTCAAGAGCAGATGTTCTTTTGTATCTGAGCAAACTAACGAAGCTGCTGGATCATCATCCTCACACTCCAATACGCAACCTTGTGAGGGATCTAACTCTAATCTAATGGAACAGATCTGTGCGAGGAAGGCAAAGAGCTATTTGTCATATTCTTCATCTTGTGTCTCTCAAACTGCGAGAAAATATGAGGCATCATACTCCAGCATAATTAATCTCCATATATATTTCCCAGAGACAATAAACACATCACATCCCTTTTCTGAAATTTTTGGTGGAGAAAACCATCCTGGTTATGTGCTCACTGATCCAAAACCAATGGACATTGTCTTTTTCTTCCACAAGGCTCTTAAGAATGATTTGGAATACCTTGTTGTTGGTTCAGCTCAGTTGGCTGAAAATGTTGGGCTCCTAAATGATTTCCATAGGCGCTTCCATCTTAtacaatttttgtttcaaatccaTAGTGATGCTGAGGATCAGGTTGCCTTTCCAGCTTTGGAGGAGAAGGGAGAGCTTACAAACATTAGCCACTCTTACACAATTGACCACAAATTGGAAGGTGAACAATTTGCAAAGGTATCCCTCATTTTAGAAGAGATATCTGAATTGCATGCTTCAGTTTCGAAGTCTAATTCAAACATGGATATGATAATGCTGAGGCACTATCAGCTGTGCATGAAGCTGCATAatatgtgcaaatcaatgcacaAATTATTATCAGACCATGTTCATCGGGAAGAGGTTGAACTTTGGCCCTTATTTAGAGAACGCTTCTCTATTCAGGAGCAAGAAAGGATTGTAGGATGTATACTTGGAAGAACAAAAGCCGAAATACTACAAGATATAATACCCTGGGTAATGGCATCTTTGACACCAGAGGAGCAGCATACCATGATGTCTTTATGGCGCAAGGTCACAAGAAACACAATGTTTGATGAATGGTTGAGAGAATGGTGGGAAGGGTATGACATGACCAAGGTGGTGGAGGATTCTAATATTGCATCTTCATGGACTGCAGATCCCTTGGAGGTTATCTCAACCTATCTCTGTGAATATAACAAGCAAGACGGAAATTTTTGTAGTAAAAGCACCGAGCTTCAAGATCAGAAGATAGATTCTCCTGGTAGTAATGCTAAGCCAATGGGAGATTGTAATGCAGATGATAAAGGAAAAGATTCTGACTTTGACCAATATGATTGCAATCATTTAGAACATACGAGTCCTTATGTTGAGAGTGACAAGAAAAGAACCCAAGAAATAGAACCATGTCAAATCAATCAAATACCATTTTCTCAAGCTTCCCAGAAATCCAAGTATTGCAATTGTCTTCTAACGATGACTCAACAGGATATAGAGGCTGCAATCAGAAGAGTGTCCCACGATTCTTCCTTGGAACCTCAGCGTAAATCATACATTATCCAGAACCTGCTAATGAG CCGTTGGATTGTCAGGCAGCATTCTCACTTATCTGTCTCAAGTAATGGGCAAGAGTTTCCTGGTCAGAAGCCCTCTTATCGCGACCCTCTCAAATTAAGCTTTGGATGCAAACACTACAAGAGGAACTGTAAACTTGTTGCTCCCTGCTGCAACCAACTTTACACATGCATACGCTGCCATGACGAGATCACTGGCCACTCATTAGATAG GAAATCTGTTACGGAAATGATGTGCATgaaatgtttaaaaattcagCCAGTTGGGTCTACATGCTCAACTCCTTCCTGCGGTAAATTTTCCATGGCAAGATACTATTGCAGGATCTGCAAAGTATTTGATGATGACAG GGATATCTACCACTGCCCTTACTGTAACCTGTGCCGAGTTGGGAAGGGACTGGGCATTGACTACTACCATTGCATGAATTGCAATGCTTGCATGTCCCGTACACTTCTAGTGCATGTATGCAGAGAGAAAAGCTTTATGGACAATTGCCCAATTTGCCATGAAGATATCTTCACATCCAGCTCCCCTGTGAAGGCCCTTCCATGCGGTCATTTGATGCACTCAGCATGTTTTCAG GACTACACCTGTATTAGCTATACCTGCCCAATCTGCGGCAAGTCACTTGGAGACATGAAG GTGTATTTTAAGATGTTAGACGCATTATTGGCTGAAGAGAAAATTCCAGATGAGTACGCTGGCCAAACTAAG GTGATACTGTGTCATGATTGTGAGAAAAGAGGAGTCTCTCCCTTTCATTGGCTTTACCACAAATGCCCCTCCTGTGGTTCATACAACACCAGGATTTTGTGA
- the LOC107418490 gene encoding zinc finger protein BRUTUS-like At1g18910 isoform X2 has product MAGTDDHSSSSICHQQNLTVPAATEEEEEEMATSTSQSSSSPLLLPLAENPILFLVCFHMALRSELDQLRRLATEAFDTGLFYHDFAVELLRRFDFLKLAYKYHCAAEDEVIFHALDDHVPNVASTYTLEHRSIDGLFDSIFYRLNVIMEENENENVSKPYQELVFCIGTLHTFISQHMLKEEEQVFPLLSKQFSPKKQAAFVWQFLCSIPVMLLEDLLPWTISFLPLDEQLEVKNCIKEIVPEEKSLQEVVIYWLSSNNQHPLGSYSKSGTDRCLEGSTDMKVLLKSQCVKRYLGENWSCIQAYPVQEDVGQNLVDGLHIWHGAIRKDFIEILEELYQSRSSSNFSNLDTIILQLKFLADVLTFYSIALGKLFYPVLNKLVDGHLSSSNEQFPNKHRIEGLQRLLYSTAKNDTPLSKFVEKLSWELESFIVEINKQFSFHEIEVFPIISKNCSHETQQHLLYVSLHIMPLGLLKCVITWFSTHLSEDECRSILNSIKQEDPLVDESFASLLQEWFRIGYSGKTSVEKFGEDLQKMFKSRCSFVSEQTNEAAGSSSSHSNTQPCEGSNSNLMEQICARKAKSYLSYSSSCVSQTARKYEASYSSIINLHIYFPETINTSHPFSEIFGGENHPGYVLTDPKPMDIVFFFHKALKNDLEYLVVGSAQLAENVGLLNDFHRRFHLIQFLFQIHSDAEDQVAFPALEEKGELTNISHSYTIDHKLEGEQFAKVSLILEEISELHASVSKSNSNMDMIMLRHYQLCMKLHNMCKSMHKLLSDHVHREEVELWPLFRERFSIQEQERIVGCILGRTKAEILQDIIPWVMASLTPEEQHTMMSLWRKVTRNTMFDEWLREWWEGYDMTKVVEDSNIASSWTADPLEVISTYLCEYNKQDGNFCSKSTELQDQKIDSPGSNAKPMGDCNADDKGKDSDFDQYDCNHLEHTSPYVESDKKRTQEIEPCQINQIPFSQASQKSKYCNCLLTMTQQDIEAAIRRVSHDSSLEPQRKSYIIQNLLMSRWIVRQHSHLSVSSNGQEFPGQKPSYRDPLKLSFGCKHYKRNCKLVAPCCNQLYTCIRCHDEITGHSLDRDIYHCPYCNLCRVGKGLGIDYYHCMNCNACMSRTLLVHVCREKSFMDNCPICHEDIFTSSSPVKALPCGHLMHSACFQDYTCISYTCPICGKSLGDMKVYFKMLDALLAEEKIPDEYAGQTKVILCHDCEKRGVSPFHWLYHKCPSCGSYNTRIL; this is encoded by the exons ATGGCCGGCACCGACGACCACTCCTCCTCTTCCATATGCCACCAACAAAACCTTACCGTTCCCGCTGCAacggaggaagaagaagaagaaatggcgACGTCAACTTCCCAATCCTCTTCCTCCCCACTCCTTCTTCCACTTGCAGAGAATCCGATTCTCTTCCTCGTTTGTTTCCACATGGCGCTCCGCTCCGAGCTCGATCAACTCCGGCGGCTCGCCACCGAAGCTTTCGACACCGGCTTGTTCTATCACGATTTTGCCGTCGAGCTTCTCCGGCGGTTTGATTTCCTCAAGCTTGCTTATAAGTATCACTGCGCTGCAGAGGATGAG GTGATTTTCCATGCGCTGGATGATCATGTTCCGAATGTAGCATCTACATATACACTGGAGCATAGAAGTATAGACGGACTGTTCGATTCGATCTTTTACAGGTTGAATGTGATTATGGAGGAAAATGAAAACGAAAACGTTTCCAAGCCATATCAGGAGCTTGTTTTTTGTATTGGGACTTTACACACCTTCATTTCCCAACATATGctcaaagaagaagaacag GTATTTCCTTTGCTCAGCAAGCAATTCTCTCCCAAAAAACAGGCTGCATTTGTGTGGCAATTTCTGTGTAGTATTCCTGTAATGCTGCTGGAGGATCTGTTGCCATGGACTATCTCCTTTCTTCCACTTGATGAACAATTGGAAGTTAAGAATTGTATAAAGGAAATAGTACCTGAGGAAAAATCACTCCAAGAG GTGGTAATTTATTGGCTTAGTAGCAATAACCAACACCCATTGGGATCTTACTCAAAGAGTGGAACTGATCGCTGCCTTGAGGGATCTACAGATATGAAAGTGTTACTCAAGTCTCAGTGTGTTAAAAGATATCTTGGAGAAAATTGGAGTTGCATTCAGGCTTACCCCGTCCAAGAAGATGTTGGACAAAATCTGGTTGATGGCCTTCATATTTGGCATGGTGCCATCAGGAAAGATTTTATAGAAATTCTTGAAGAGCTATATCAATCAAGAAGCTCAAGCAACTTTTCGAATCTTGATACAATAATACTCCAGCTAAAGTTCCTTGCCGATGTCCTGACTTTCTATAG TATTGCATTGGGAAAATTATTTTACCCTGTGTTAAACAAACTTGTCGATGGCCATCTGTCCTCTTCAAATGAACAATTCCCAAATAAGCATCGTATAGAAGGTTTGCAGAGGTTGCTGTACTCTACCGCTAAAAATGACACGCCTTTGTCTAAATTTGTGGAGAAGCTGTCATGGGAACTTGAGTCTTTCATTGTGGAAATCAACAAACAGTTTTCTTTCCATGAAATAGAG GTATTTCCCATTATTAGCAAGAATTGTAGTCATGAAACGCAGCAGCACCTCTTATATGTGAGCCTTCATATAATGCCACTTGGGCTGCTAAAGTGCGTTATAACTTGGTTTTCAACCCACTTGTCCGAGGATGAATGCAGGTCCATTCTGAATAGCATCAAACAGGAAGATCCTCTAGTCGATGAATCTTTTGCATCACTTCTGCAGGAGTGGTTCCGAATCGGTTATTCAGGTAAAACTTCTGTTGAAAAATTTGGAGAGGACTTGCAGAAAATGTTCAAGAGCAGATGTTCTTTTGTATCTGAGCAAACTAACGAAGCTGCTGGATCATCATCCTCACACTCCAATACGCAACCTTGTGAGGGATCTAACTCTAATCTAATGGAACAGATCTGTGCGAGGAAGGCAAAGAGCTATTTGTCATATTCTTCATCTTGTGTCTCTCAAACTGCGAGAAAATATGAGGCATCATACTCCAGCATAATTAATCTCCATATATATTTCCCAGAGACAATAAACACATCACATCCCTTTTCTGAAATTTTTGGTGGAGAAAACCATCCTGGTTATGTGCTCACTGATCCAAAACCAATGGACATTGTCTTTTTCTTCCACAAGGCTCTTAAGAATGATTTGGAATACCTTGTTGTTGGTTCAGCTCAGTTGGCTGAAAATGTTGGGCTCCTAAATGATTTCCATAGGCGCTTCCATCTTAtacaatttttgtttcaaatccaTAGTGATGCTGAGGATCAGGTTGCCTTTCCAGCTTTGGAGGAGAAGGGAGAGCTTACAAACATTAGCCACTCTTACACAATTGACCACAAATTGGAAGGTGAACAATTTGCAAAGGTATCCCTCATTTTAGAAGAGATATCTGAATTGCATGCTTCAGTTTCGAAGTCTAATTCAAACATGGATATGATAATGCTGAGGCACTATCAGCTGTGCATGAAGCTGCATAatatgtgcaaatcaatgcacaAATTATTATCAGACCATGTTCATCGGGAAGAGGTTGAACTTTGGCCCTTATTTAGAGAACGCTTCTCTATTCAGGAGCAAGAAAGGATTGTAGGATGTATACTTGGAAGAACAAAAGCCGAAATACTACAAGATATAATACCCTGGGTAATGGCATCTTTGACACCAGAGGAGCAGCATACCATGATGTCTTTATGGCGCAAGGTCACAAGAAACACAATGTTTGATGAATGGTTGAGAGAATGGTGGGAAGGGTATGACATGACCAAGGTGGTGGAGGATTCTAATATTGCATCTTCATGGACTGCAGATCCCTTGGAGGTTATCTCAACCTATCTCTGTGAATATAACAAGCAAGACGGAAATTTTTGTAGTAAAAGCACCGAGCTTCAAGATCAGAAGATAGATTCTCCTGGTAGTAATGCTAAGCCAATGGGAGATTGTAATGCAGATGATAAAGGAAAAGATTCTGACTTTGACCAATATGATTGCAATCATTTAGAACATACGAGTCCTTATGTTGAGAGTGACAAGAAAAGAACCCAAGAAATAGAACCATGTCAAATCAATCAAATACCATTTTCTCAAGCTTCCCAGAAATCCAAGTATTGCAATTGTCTTCTAACGATGACTCAACAGGATATAGAGGCTGCAATCAGAAGAGTGTCCCACGATTCTTCCTTGGAACCTCAGCGTAAATCATACATTATCCAGAACCTGCTAATGAG CCGTTGGATTGTCAGGCAGCATTCTCACTTATCTGTCTCAAGTAATGGGCAAGAGTTTCCTGGTCAGAAGCCCTCTTATCGCGACCCTCTCAAATTAAGCTTTGGATGCAAACACTACAAGAGGAACTGTAAACTTGTTGCTCCCTGCTGCAACCAACTTTACACATGCATACGCTGCCATGACGAGATCACTGGCCACTCATTAGATAG GGATATCTACCACTGCCCTTACTGTAACCTGTGCCGAGTTGGGAAGGGACTGGGCATTGACTACTACCATTGCATGAATTGCAATGCTTGCATGTCCCGTACACTTCTAGTGCATGTATGCAGAGAGAAAAGCTTTATGGACAATTGCCCAATTTGCCATGAAGATATCTTCACATCCAGCTCCCCTGTGAAGGCCCTTCCATGCGGTCATTTGATGCACTCAGCATGTTTTCAG GACTACACCTGTATTAGCTATACCTGCCCAATCTGCGGCAAGTCACTTGGAGACATGAAG GTGTATTTTAAGATGTTAGACGCATTATTGGCTGAAGAGAAAATTCCAGATGAGTACGCTGGCCAAACTAAG GTGATACTGTGTCATGATTGTGAGAAAAGAGGAGTCTCTCCCTTTCATTGGCTTTACCACAAATGCCCCTCCTGTGGTTCATACAACACCAGGATTTTGTGA
- the LOC107409500 gene encoding protein NUCLEAR FUSION DEFECTIVE 4, producing the protein MEILSNKWVAMVASIWIQCIGGSSYTFSIYSSALKSSQGYDQSTLDTVSVFKDIGANVGVLSGLLYTAVTHRGGRFWGTQLAGPWVVHLAGAVQCFVGYFFMWAAVTGLIHRPPVPLMCFFMLFAAHAQTFFNTANIVTGVHNFSYYSGTIVGILKGFLGLSGAILVEVYDVVCEGQPSAFLLVLALLPTIVSLAIMGLVRIYETNSMGDDKKHLNAVSAIALIIVGYQMVIIILNNIFTFPSWASISTFIPLLLLLASPLGIAIKAEIEESKRVPETIAAESNSLLEDTSDKISAAEYPSEYEELPSGDHEIQVKVSSDDEMLAKEEDLTVLQAMSTLNFWLLFIAMVCGMGSGLATINNMSQLGQSLGYKTVEISSFVSLWSIWNFLGRFGAGYLSDVLLHARGWPRPLLMAITLATMSAGHIIIGSGFSGNLYIGSFLVGICYGSQWSLMPTITSEIFGLGDMATIFNTIAIASPVGSYIFSVRVIGCIYDKEAAKEGGNSCLGTHCFMLSFMIMAFVAFFGFLVAMTLLFRTRRFYQLVVIRRLERPLRQ; encoded by the exons ATGGAGATTCTGAGCAACAAATGGGTTGCTATGGTGGCGAGTATATGGATCCAGTGCATCGGTGGTTCATCATACACCTTCAGCATCTACTCCTCGGCGCTCAAATCCAGCCAAGGCTACGACCAATCAACGCTCGATACCGTTTCCGTCTTCAAAGATATCGGCGCGAACGTCGGCGTTCTCTCCGGCCTCCTCTACACCGCCGTCACGCATAGAGGCGGTCGTTTTTGGGGGACCCAGTTGGCCGGACCTTGGGTGGTCCACTTGGCCGGAGCTGTTCAGTGCTTTGTGGGTTACTTCTTCATGTGGGCCGCCGTCACCGGATTGATTCATCGGCCGCCGGTGCCGTTGATGTGCTTCTTCATGTTGTTTGCGGCTCACGCCCAGACGTTCTTCAACACCGCCAATATTGTCACCGGAGTGCATAATTTTTCCTATTACAGTGGCACCATTGTTGGTATCTTGAAG GGCTTTCTTGGTCTTAGTGGTGCAATATTGGTTGAAGTCTATGACGTAGTATGTGAAGGCCAGCCCAGTGCTTTCCTTCTTGTGCTTGCCCTGTTGCCGACAATTGTCTCCCTTGCAATCATGGGTTTGGTGAGAATCTATGAAACAAACAGTATGGGCGATGACAAGAAACACTTGAATGCAGTCTCTGCAATTGCTCTAATCATTGTTGGTTATCAAATGGTAATAATAATCTTGAACAACATCTTTACTTTTCCTTCATGGGCTAGTATATCCACATTCATACCTCTTCTGCTTCTACTGGCCTCTCCACTTGGAATTGCAATCAAAGCCGAAATTGAGGAATCAAAAAGAGTACCAGAGACAATTGCGGCTGAGAGTAATTCTTTGCTGGAGGATACATCCGACAAGATTTCTGCCGCAGAGTATCCTTCAGAATATGAAGAACTACCTAGCGGTGATCATGAGATTCAAGTGAAGGTCAGTTCAGATGACGAGATGCTGGCAAAAGAAGAAGATTTGACTGTCTTACAAGCCATGAGCACTCTTAACTTCTGGTTGTTGTTTATTGCCATGGTTTGTGGAATGGGTTCTGGATTAGCCACCATAAACAACATGAGCCAATTGGGGCAATCTCTTGGTTACAAAACTGTAGAGATAAGTTCATTTGTTTCTTTATGGAGTATATGGAACTTTCTGGGCCGTTTCGGAGCTGGGTATTTATCAGATGTCTTGTTGCATGCTAGAGGATGGCCAAGGCCATTGTTGATGGCAATTACTCTAGCAACCATGTCAGCTGGTCACATAATTATTGGCTCCGGTTTCTCTGGGAATTTGTATATCGGTTCATTCTTGGTTGGCATATGTTACGGTTCACAATGGTCTCTAATGCCCACAATCACTTCAGAGATTTTTGGTTTAGGGGATATGGCTACCATTTTCAACACCATAGCCATAGCCAGTCCAGTTGGATCGTATATTTTCTCTGTAAGAGTAATTGGGTGTATATATGACAAGGAAGCAGCGAAGGAAGGAGGCAATTCATGCTTGGGTACTCACTGCTTCATGTTATCTTTTATGATAATGGCATTTGTtgctttttttgggtttcttgtTGCTATGACATTGTTGTTTAGGACCAGGAGGTTCTATCAATTGGTAGTTATTAGAAGATTAGAGCGTCCTCTGCGACAATGA